A genome region from Panicum virgatum strain AP13 chromosome 4K, P.virgatum_v5, whole genome shotgun sequence includes the following:
- the LOC120702931 gene encoding uncharacterized protein LOC120702931 codes for MLSSGGAGDLQSQLLAPAQMMSCRIPTPLRPGAHSKALLADLLRAVAAAADGKKGLGRLSIATASSAELRCFHSSHGNGSSANGKPASRFRRRDRLLPATMVNAASAAGFVALCAGLIALEIFCFLDPWPGAGTAPSAQAPLLDSALGLLVPLGAAAALLAAVASIYRRLSHAAAPAPAAGRRLSGVAIFILCVSAGALHFSLSAQPPGGGAGAADHVAQARALGLGALRVLPAAATATFFWGVMLIVVAHVRAGGEGGGGAAGAGAVQGPVRLLTNVALGAAAGLVLLVTIALGVKY; via the exons ATGTTGAGTTCGGGAGGAGCCGGAGACTTGCAAAGTCAACTGTTAGCTCCAGCTCAAATGATGAGCTGCAGAATTCCCACACCTCTCCGTCCTGGAGCACACTCCAAAGCCTTGCTCGCGGATCTGCTGCGtgctgtcgccgccgctgcagatGGGAAGAAAGGCCTTGGGCGACTGAGCATCGCGACGGCCTCATCAGCTGAGCTTCGCTGCTTCCACTCAAGTCATGGCAATGGCAG CTCCGCCAACGGCAAGCCGGCGTCTCGCTTCAGACGTCGAGATCGTCTCCTGCCGGCCACCATGGTGAACGCTGCTTCCGCCGCGGGCTTCGTCGCCCTGTGCGCCGGGCTCATCGCCCTCGAGATCTTCTGCTTCCTCGACCCCTGGCCGGGCGCGGGTACCGCGCCATCGGCGCAAGCCCCGCTGCTCGATAGCGCGCTCGGGCTCTTGGTGCcgctgggcgcggcggcggcgctcctcgcTGCCGTCGCGTCCATCTACCGCCGCCtcagccacgccgccgcccccgcgcccgcggccggcAGGCGGCTGTCGGGAGTAGCCATCTTCATCCTGTGCGTGTCGGCGGGCGCCCTCCACTTCTCCTTGTCCGCGCAGCCGCCGGGtggtggcgccggcgcggcggaccaCGTCGCGCAAGCTCGCGCGCTCGGCCTGGGCGCCCTCCGCGTGTTGCctgccgcggcgacggcgacgttcTTTTGGGGCGTCATGCTCATCGTCGTCGCACAcgtccgcgccggcggcgaaggaggcggtggcgccgccggcgccggagcggtCCAGGGGCCCGTGCGCCTCCTCACCAACGTCGCgctcggagcggcggcggggctcgtcTTGCTCGTCACCATCGCTCTTGGCGTCAA